Genomic segment of Streptococcus australis:
CTTGATTCCACCATCAGCAATAATCGTTTTTCCATATTCGCGCGCTACTGCAGCTGCATCATAAATTGCTGTCACTTGTGGGACACCCACACCTGCAATCACACGAGTAGTACAGATAGAACCTGGTCCAATCCCGACTTTGACAACGTCCACACCCGCATCATAAAGAGCACGCGCACCTTCTGCAGTCGCAATATTACCTGCAATCAAAGTGCGATCTGGGAAGTGAGCACGAATTTCAGCAATTTTACGTAGAACCCCAGCAGAGTGACCATGTGCAGTATCAATTACAATTGCGTCAGCTCCTGCTTCAAAAAGGGCTTCTGCACGTTCAAATGTATCTGAAGTGACCCCCACCGCACCAGCAACTAGAAGACGGCCAAATTCATCCTTGGCAGCATTTGGAAACTCAATAACTTTTTCAATATCCTTAATAGTAATCAAGCCAGAAAGACGGCCTTCCTCGTCAACCAAAGGAAGTTTTTCAATACGGTGTTCTTGAAGAATATGTTCAGCTGTTGTAAGATCTGTGCCAACTGGAGCAGTGACAAGATTTTCACTGGTCATGTGATTTGAAATTGGTTGATTGTAATCTGAAATAAAGCGAAGATCTCGGTTTGTTAGAATACCAACCAATTTACGGTTTTCAAGTGTTTCTACAACTGGAACACCACTGATACGGTAACGTCCCATCAGTTCGTCTGCTTCAGCAATGGTATGTTCTGGAGTCAAGAAGAAGGGATCAATGATAACACCATTTTCAGAACGTTTTACCTTGCGAACTTCGTCTGCTTGTTGCGCAATTGACATGTTTTTATGGATTACTCCGAGACCACCCGCACGAGCAATGGCAATGGCCATTTGGCTTTCTGTGACTGTGTCCATGGCGGCTGTAATAATTGGGATACTTAAAGTCAGATTATCTGCCAATTTTGTTGTTAAATCTGCATCATTCGGCAACACATGACTCTCAGCTGGAATAAGCAATACATCATCAAAGGTAAAACCTTTTTTCAAAAATTTAGTGTCCCAATTAGACATTCGAAGTTTCCTCTTTTCTTTCTTTTTGAGCTTGACTCTTTTTGTATTGTATCTATCATACCATTCTATGAAAATTTGTCAAATGATACGAGGATAAATAAAAAACTATCTTTTCCTGTGCGAAAAAAGATAATTTCTTATAGTATGTAAGCTTATTTAAAATAATGAAGTCCCATTGCTTCCTTAACCTCAGATAGAGTTTGC
This window contains:
- the guaB gene encoding IMP dehydrogenase codes for the protein MSNWDTKFLKKGFTFDDVLLIPAESHVLPNDADLTTKLADNLTLSIPIITAAMDTVTESQMAIAIARAGGLGVIHKNMSIAQQADEVRKVKRSENGVIIDPFFLTPEHTIAEADELMGRYRISGVPVVETLENRKLVGILTNRDLRFISDYNQPISNHMTSENLVTAPVGTDLTTAEHILQEHRIEKLPLVDEEGRLSGLITIKDIEKVIEFPNAAKDEFGRLLVAGAVGVTSDTFERAEALFEAGADAIVIDTAHGHSAGVLRKIAEIRAHFPDRTLIAGNIATAEGARALYDAGVDVVKVGIGPGSICTTRVIAGVGVPQVTAIYDAAAVAREYGKTIIADGGIKYSGDIVKALAAGGNAVMLGSMFAGTDEAPGETEIFQGRKFKTYRGMGSIAAMKKGSSDRYFQGSVNEANKLVPEGIEGRVAYKGAAADIVFQMIGGIRSGMGYCGAANLKELHDNAQFIEMSGAGLKESHPHDVQITNEAPNYSM